A window of Strigops habroptila isolate Jane chromosome 5, bStrHab1.2.pri, whole genome shotgun sequence contains these coding sequences:
- the GORASP2 gene encoding Golgi reassembly-stacking protein 2 isoform X1, whose amino-acid sequence MGASQSVEIPGGGTEGYHVLRVQENSPGHRAGLEPFFDFIVSINGSRLNKDNDTLKDLLKANVEKPVKMLVYSSKTLELRETSVTPSNMWGGQGLLGVSIRFCSFDGANENVWHVLEVEPNSPAALAGLRPHSDYIIGADTVMNESEDLFSLIETHEAKPLKLYVYNTDTDNCREVVITPNSAWGGEGSLGCGIGYGYLHRIPTRPFEEGKKISLPGQLPSASLSPLKDGFTEVQLSSVNPTATLPPGSAGLEQSLSGLSISSPSTTVSNVLSTGVPTVPLLPPQVSQSLTSVPPVNPATTLPGLMPLPAGLPNLTDLSKLNLPAPHIVPEIVQPGLPSLPSLPPLNLMEITPLSMPPKCVPLLPLVTEASTVPTDLLPSITQAGSFSINPGTTVNVEQTSTLTLDSTTPTSKATIVDRSSESSTVNEKTSGVTDTEASES is encoded by the exons ATGGGCGCCTCGCAGAGCGTCGAGATCCCCGGCGGGGGCACCGAGGGCTACCACGTCCTGCGG GTACAAGAAAACTCTCCGGGGCATAGAGCTGGACTGGAGCCATTCTTTGATTTTATCGTGTCCATTAATGGTTCAAGATTG AATAAAGACAATGACACTCTCAAGGACCTGTTGAAAGCAAACGTTGAAAAGCCTGTAAAAATGCTGGTGTACAGTAGCAAAACACTGGAGCTGAGAGAAACGTCAGTGACGCCCAGCAACATGTGGGGTGGACAGGGCCTGTTGGGCGTGAGCATTCGTTTCTGCAGCTTTGACGGGGCCAATGAAAATGTATGGCACGTTCTG GAAGTGGAACCTAATTCTCCTGCTGCATTAGCTGGACTTAGACCTCACAGTGACTATATCATTGGAGCAGATACAGTCATGAATGAG TCTGAAGATCTCTTTTCCCTTATTGAAACACATGAAGCAAAGCCATTAAAACTTTACGTGTACAACACAGACACAGATAATTGTCGGGAGGTGGTGATTACTCCAAATTCTGCCTGGGGTGGAGAAGGCAG cctaGGCTGTGGCATTGGTTATGGATATTTGCATAGGATACCTACACGCCCAtttgaagagggaaagaaaatttctCTCCCAGGGCAGTTGCCTAGTGCGTCTCTCAGTCCTCTCAAAGATGGCTTCACAGAG GTTCAGCTGTCATCAGTTAATCCCACAGCCACATTACCCCCTGGGTCAGCAGGACTTGAACAGAGTCTTTCAGGACTTTCTATTAGTTCACCCTCAACTACTGTCAGTAACGTTCTCAGTACAG GTGTTCCAACAGTTCCATTATTACCACCACAAGTCAGTCAGTCCCTCACCTCTGTGCCACCGGTTAACCCAGCGACAACGTTACCGG GTCTGATGCCATTACCAGCAGGACTTCCCAACCTGACTGATCTGTCCAAACTTAATTTACCTGCACCACACATTGTCCCAGAAATCGTGCAGCCTG gtttgccatcccttccctccttgcCACCGCTGAATCTAATGGAAATAACACCTCTATCAATGCCACCCAAATGTGTTCCTCTGCTTCCTTTGGTCACAGAGGCATCTACAGTGCCTACAGATTTGCTTCCCTCCATTACTCAAGCCGGAAGCTTTTCCATCAACCCTGGCACTACTGTAAATGTAGAACAGACCTCGACGCTCACCTTGGATAGTACTACCCCAACTTCTAAGGCAACTATTGTTGACAGATCAAGTGAATCCTCTACAGTTAATGAGAAAACATCTGGAGTCACAGATACAGAAGCTTCTGAATCATAA
- the GORASP2 gene encoding Golgi reassembly-stacking protein 2 isoform X2: MLVYSSKTLELRETSVTPSNMWGGQGLLGVSIRFCSFDGANENVWHVLEVEPNSPAALAGLRPHSDYIIGADTVMNESEDLFSLIETHEAKPLKLYVYNTDTDNCREVVITPNSAWGGEGSLGCGIGYGYLHRIPTRPFEEGKKISLPGQLPSASLSPLKDGFTEVQLSSVNPTATLPPGSAGLEQSLSGLSISSPSTTVSNVLSTGVPTVPLLPPQVSQSLTSVPPVNPATTLPGLMPLPAGLPNLTDLSKLNLPAPHIVPEIVQPGLPSLPSLPPLNLMEITPLSMPPKCVPLLPLVTEASTVPTDLLPSITQAGSFSINPGTTVNVEQTSTLTLDSTTPTSKATIVDRSSESSTVNEKTSGVTDTEASES, translated from the exons ATGCTGGTGTACAGTAGCAAAACACTGGAGCTGAGAGAAACGTCAGTGACGCCCAGCAACATGTGGGGTGGACAGGGCCTGTTGGGCGTGAGCATTCGTTTCTGCAGCTTTGACGGGGCCAATGAAAATGTATGGCACGTTCTG GAAGTGGAACCTAATTCTCCTGCTGCATTAGCTGGACTTAGACCTCACAGTGACTATATCATTGGAGCAGATACAGTCATGAATGAG TCTGAAGATCTCTTTTCCCTTATTGAAACACATGAAGCAAAGCCATTAAAACTTTACGTGTACAACACAGACACAGATAATTGTCGGGAGGTGGTGATTACTCCAAATTCTGCCTGGGGTGGAGAAGGCAG cctaGGCTGTGGCATTGGTTATGGATATTTGCATAGGATACCTACACGCCCAtttgaagagggaaagaaaatttctCTCCCAGGGCAGTTGCCTAGTGCGTCTCTCAGTCCTCTCAAAGATGGCTTCACAGAG GTTCAGCTGTCATCAGTTAATCCCACAGCCACATTACCCCCTGGGTCAGCAGGACTTGAACAGAGTCTTTCAGGACTTTCTATTAGTTCACCCTCAACTACTGTCAGTAACGTTCTCAGTACAG GTGTTCCAACAGTTCCATTATTACCACCACAAGTCAGTCAGTCCCTCACCTCTGTGCCACCGGTTAACCCAGCGACAACGTTACCGG GTCTGATGCCATTACCAGCAGGACTTCCCAACCTGACTGATCTGTCCAAACTTAATTTACCTGCACCACACATTGTCCCAGAAATCGTGCAGCCTG gtttgccatcccttccctccttgcCACCGCTGAATCTAATGGAAATAACACCTCTATCAATGCCACCCAAATGTGTTCCTCTGCTTCCTTTGGTCACAGAGGCATCTACAGTGCCTACAGATTTGCTTCCCTCCATTACTCAAGCCGGAAGCTTTTCCATCAACCCTGGCACTACTGTAAATGTAGAACAGACCTCGACGCTCACCTTGGATAGTACTACCCCAACTTCTAAGGCAACTATTGTTGACAGATCAAGTGAATCCTCTACAGTTAATGAGAAAACATCTGGAGTCACAGATACAGAAGCTTCTGAATCATAA